One window of Medicago truncatula cultivar Jemalong A17 chromosome 2, MtrunA17r5.0-ANR, whole genome shotgun sequence genomic DNA carries:
- the LOC25486643 gene encoding subtilisin-like protease SBT2.2 translates to MGKNYMTHLVLFLLLCLVIFVPCLCQQDGFDNATTSVYVVTLKQAPTSHYHGDVTSLNDNDGFKDSGRTQFQKPRYANITKTDKRFSSYVTRVHDSLLKKVLKGEKYLKLYSYHYLINGFAVLVTQQQAERLSWSNEVANVVLDFSVRTATTHTPQFLGLPQGAWSQNGGFETAGEGVVIGLVDTGIDPTHPSFSDSKSENPYPVPAHFSGICEVTRDFPSGSCNRKLVGARHFAASAITRGIFNMSQDYASPFDGDGHGTHTASVAAGNHGIPVIVAGHHFGNASGMAPRSHIAVYKALYKSFGGFAADVVAAIDQAAMDGVDIISLSITPNRRPPGVATFFNPIDMALLSAVKAGIFVVQAAGNTGPSPMSMSSFSPWILTVGAASHDRLYSNSIFLGNNVTIPGVGLAPGTDENKLYRLIHAHDALNNDTTVTDDMYVGECQDASKYNHDLIKGNLLICSYSIRFVLGISTIKRASETAKNHSAAGVVFYMDPYVIGFQLNPVAMKMPGIIIPSTNDSKILMQYYNSSLEIDSVSKKVVKFGAVAALCGGLKANYSYGAPKVMYYSARGPDPEDSLPRQADILKPNLLAPGNFIWAAWSSLGTDSVEFQGENFAMMSGTSMAAPHIAGLAALIKQKFPNFSPAAIGSALSTTASQNDKSGGPIMAQRSYAFPDLSQTPATSFDMGSGFVNATGALNPGLIFDTSYDDYMSFLCGINGSAPVVLNYTGQNCGIYNSTRYGPDLNLPSITIAKLNQSTSLQRTVQNIAGNNETYSVGWSAPFGVSVKVTPTHFSIANGEKQVLSVILNATANNSVASFGKIGLFGNQGHVVNIPVSVIFKISYNNITTS, encoded by the exons ATGGGGAAAAATTATATGACACATttggtgttgtttttgttgctttgtttagtgatttttgTACCTTGTTTGTGTCAACAAGATGGTTTTGATAATGCTACTACTTCTGTTTATGTTGTTACTTTGAAACAAGCTCCTACTTCTCATTACCATGGTGATGTAACAAGTTTGAATGATAATGATGGGTTTAAAGATAGTGGAAGAACTCAATTTCAGAAACCAAG ATATGCAAATATTACAAAGACGGATAAGAGATTTAGCTCATATGTTACCCGAGTGCACGATTCATTGTTGAAGAAAGTGTTGAAAGGAGAGAAATATCTGAAGCTCTATAGCTACCATTACCTGATTAATGGATTTGCTGTGCTTGTTACCCAACAGCAG GCAGAGAGGCTATCATGGAGCAATGAAGTTGCCAATGTGGTTTTGGATTTTTCTGTTAGAACTGCAACTACACATACTCCACAATTTTTGGGTCTGCCACAAGGAGCATGGTCTCAAAATGGTGGATTTGAAACAGCCGGAGAAGGAGTTGTTATTGGGTTGGTTGACACCGGCATAGATCCAACACACCCTAGTTTTAGCGATAGTAAATCTGAAAATCCGTATCCTGTTCCTGCTCATTTTTCTGGTATCTGCGAGGTTACTCGTGATTTTCCATCTGGCTCTTGCAATAGGAAACTTGTTGGGGCACGACACTTCGCAGCATCTGCTATAACCAGGGGAATTTTTAATATGTCTCAAGACTATGCTTCTCCCTTTGATGGCGATGGCCATGGCAC GCATACCGCATCTGTTGCAGCAGGAAACCATGGGATTCCAGTGATTGTTGCTGGACATCACTTTGGGAATGCTAGTGGGATGGCTCCTCGTTCACA CATTGCTGTGTACAAGGCATTATACAAGAGCTTTGGAGGATTTGCTGCAGATGTTGTTGCAGCAATTGACCAG GCAGCTATGGATGGTGTCGACATAATAAGTTTATCGATCACTCCAAATAGGCGTCCTCCTGGTGTCGCAACTTTCTTTAATCCTATAGACATGGCATTGCTGTCAGCTGTAAAGGCTGGTATTTTTGTTGTGCAAGCTGCTGGAAATACTGGACCATCACCAATGAGCATGTCTTCTTTCAGTCCATGGATTCTTACTGTTGGCGCTGCCTCTCATGATCGGCTTTACAGTAACTCAATATTCCTAGGAAATAATGTGACGATACCTGGAGTTGGACTTGCAC CTGGAACAGATGAAAACAAGCTTTACAGACTAATTCATGCACACGATGCTTTGAACAATGACACAACAGTCACTGACGATATGTATGTTGGTGAGTGCCAAGATGCAAGCAAGTACAATCACGATTTGATCAAAGGAAACCTTTTGATCTGCAGCTATTCAATTCGATTTGTGCTTGGTATTTCCACTATCAAACGAGCTTCAGAAACAGCCAAGAACCATAGTGCAGCTGGTGTTGTCTTTTATATGGATCCTTATGTGATTGGTTTTCAGCTTAACCCAGTTGCAATGAAAATGCCTGGCATAATAATTCCATCTACAAATGACTCAAAG ATTTTAATGCAATACTACAATTCTTCGTTGGAAATAGATTCGGTTTCGAAGAAAGTTGTTAAATTTGGGGCTGTTGCTGCACTCTGTGGTGGACTAAAAGCAAACTACAGTTACGGTGCCCCAAAGGTTATGTATTACTCTGCCAGAGGACCGGATCCCGAGGACAGTCTTCCTCGCCAAGCAGACATTTTAAAACCTAACTTGTTAGCTCCTGGAAATTTTATATGGGCAGCTTGGAGTTCTCTTGGAACTGACTCAGTTGAATTTCAAG GGGAGAATTTTGCTATGATGTCTGGCACAAGTATGGCTGCACCACATATTGCAGGTCTTGCTGCGCTAATTAAGCAAAAGTTTCCAAATTTCAGTCCCGCGGCCATTGGTTCTGCACTTTCGACTACTGCTTCTCAGAATGACAAGAGTGGTGGACCAATAATGGCTCAGCGATCATATGCCTTTCCAGATCTAAGCCAAACTCCAGCTACTTCTTTTGACATGGGAAGCGGTTTTGTGAATGCAACTGGAGCATTGAATCCGGGTTTAATCTTCGATACCA gttatgatgattacatgtcATTTTTATGTGGTATCAACGGTTCAGCTCCTGTGGTACTAAACTACACTGGTCAAAATTGCGGCATCTATAATTCAACTCGATATGGTCCTGATCTAAACTTGCCGTCAATCACTATCGCAAAGCTAAACCAATCTACATCGTTGCAAAGGACAGTTCAAAACATTGCTGGAAATAATGAAACATACAGTGTTGGTTGGAGTGCTCCTTTTGGTGTCTCGGTAAAAGTAACTCCGACTCACTTTTCTATTGCCAACGGCGAAAAGCAAGTGTTGTCTGTGATCTTGAATGCAACTGCTAATAATTCTGTTGCTAGCTTTGGGAAGATTGGTCTGTTTGGTAATCAAGGCCATGTTGTTAACATTCCTGTTTcagttatttttaaaatctcataTAATAACATCACTACTAGCTAA